From a single Artemia franciscana chromosome 9, ASM3288406v1, whole genome shotgun sequence genomic region:
- the LOC136030820 gene encoding craniofacial development protein 2-like codes for MLALELKRFGVAVAGVTEARLIGNDSEDIGEGYHLIWSSDQRTKTNRVALVLDSRTRKCLLSYDKISDRILTAQIQHTPGKWTIIVCYAPKNQASDEMKDRFYAQLSSILAKVSHHDVLTLLGDFNGTVTDIDGIWNNVLGPITPEYLNDDGLRFLQLRNMHDLVITKTLFQRKEVHKNTWYSNDGRTR; via the coding sequence ATGCTTGCGCTAGAACTCAAGCGTTTTGGTGTGGCTGTAGCAGGCGTAACTGAAGCTCGCCTTATAGGAAACGACTCTGAAGACATTGGTGAAGGCTATCACCTAATCTGGTCGAGTGATCAGAGAACCAAAACTAATAGAGTCGCTCTTGTGCTAGACTCTCGGACCAGGAAGTGCCTCCTTTCTTACGATAAAATATCAGACAGGATACTGACAGCGCAAATCCAGCACACACCTGGAAAATGGACCATCATTGTCTGCTACGCCCCAAAAAACCAAGCCTCAGATGAGATGAAAGATCGTTTTTACGCCCAGCTGTCTAGCATCCTAGCAAAAGTATCCCATCATGATGTTTTAACCCTTCTTGGCGACTTCAACGGCACTGTCACAGATATAGATGGCATTTGGAACAATGTTCTAGGACCTATAACACCCGAATACTTGAACGACGATGGGCTAAGGTTCCTTCAGCTGCGCAACATGCACGATCTTGTGATCACCAAAAccctttttcaaaggaaagaagTTCACAAAAATACCTGGTATAGCAATGATGGACGAACAAGATAG